One region of Primulina tabacum isolate GXHZ01 chromosome 1, ASM2559414v2, whole genome shotgun sequence genomic DNA includes:
- the LOC142519589 gene encoding stress-response A/B barrel domain-containing protein At5g22580-like: MAEFKHLVLVKFKEEVVVEDVLKEMEKLVSEMDIVKSFVWGQDIESLEMLRQGFTHAFLMTFENKDDFTAFASHQNHVEFSTKFSTVIDKAVLLDFPVITVKSPA, encoded by the exons ATGGCTGAGTTTAAGCATTTGGTGCTGGTGAAATTCAAAGAAGAAGTGGTGGTGGAAGATGTTCTAAAAGAAATGGAGAAGCTTGTCTCTGAGATGGACATTGTCAAGTCCTTTGTGTG GGGACAAGACATAGAAAGCCTGGAAATGCTGAGACAAGGATTCACGCATGCTTTCTTGATGACATTTGAGAACAAGGATGATTTCACTGCATTTGCCAGCCACCAGAATCACGTCGAGTTCTCCACAAAATTCTCAACCGTGATCGACAAGGCTGTGCTGCTTGATTTCCCAGTTATTACGGTCAAATCTCCTGCCTAG
- the LOC142519597 gene encoding uncharacterized protein LOC142519597, whose translation MIDFGSCLTEYAVQVSETSCSAYSNTSCISSTNLTPSIQNAVTCIYRIVLSTQKQILVTLTWCKNSLFQGLNVFFGKDPSSSIKLNTNSRLFRKLKGSKSIEFDGCKIELFWDLSTARYLTGPEPVEGYYVFITVDSELGLILGDTAEEVATGKKIKTSCHKMAKFSLITRQEHYSGNALYSTKAQFCETGTSHDISIRCGGGDEGFKYPALSVSIDKKMAIQVKRLQWNFRGNQTIFLDGLVIDLMWDVHDWFYNPGSGCGVFMFRTRSGFENSRLWLEEKMTHKDDDKLEFSLMIYACKNIL comes from the coding sequence ATGATAGATTTCGGGTCTTGTTTAACTGAATATGCAGTCCAAGTCTCCGAAACTTCATGTTCTGCTTACTCAAACACATCTTGTATTAGTTCCACGAATTTGACTCCTTCGATTCAAAATGCTGTCACATGTATATATAGGATAGTTCTCTCCACTCAAAAACAGATATTAGTCACACTCACATGGTGTAAGAACAGTTTATTTCAAGGCCTGAATGTGTTCTTTGGAAAAGATCCATCAAGCTCTATCAAACTCAACACGAATTCGCGGTTGTTCCGAAAGTTAAAAGGCAGCAAATCAATTGAATTTGATGGCTGTAAGATCGAGCTTTTCTGGGATCTTTCAACTGCCAGGTACCTAACAGGGCCAGAACCAGTCGAGGGCTATTATGTGTTCATCACTGTTGATTCAGAACTTGGCTTGATTCTTGGAGACACGGCGGAAGAAGTTGCAACAGGAAAGAAGATAAAAACCTCCTGCCATAAAATGGCTAAATTCTCATTAATCACGCGTCAAGAGCATTATTCAGGCAACGCCCTTTATTCGACCAAGGCCCAGTTCTGCGAAACTGGAACTTCTCACGACATTTCGATACGCTGCGGCGGGGGAGACGAAGGGTTTAAGTATCCGGCGCTGTCTGTTTCCATTGATAAAAAGATGGCGATTCAGGTGAAGAGGCTGCAATGGAATTTCCGGGGAAATCAGACGATTTTCTTGGATGGATTGGTTATTGATTTGATGTGGGATGTTCATGATTGGTTCTATAATCCTGGATCGGGGTGTGGGGTGTTCATGTTCAGGACTCGAAGTGGATTCGAAAACAGCCGATTGTGGCTGGAAGAGAAGATGACGCACAAGGACGATGATAAACTAGAGTTTTCATTAATGATCTATGCCTGCAAGAACATCCTTTAG